A genome region from Phocoena sinus isolate mPhoSin1 chromosome 16, mPhoSin1.pri, whole genome shotgun sequence includes the following:
- the LOC116741790 gene encoding zinc finger protein 248-like isoform X2 gives MNKSQEQVSFKDVCVDFTQEEWYLLDPAQKILYRDVILENYSHLVSVGNCITKPEVIFKIEQGEEPWILEERFPKQCRSDWKVDDLIESSQENEDEHFWQLAFTNQTLSTDSADRVRKTLNLGTDSVPSRNFHYKICDTCEMSLKNISGLIINRKNYSGKKPDEFNVYEKLLLDIRHEKTPTGGKPYKYNQKKDRSQDLTQPIFDPPFEYNENGQGCHGEADSFTNKKAQIGETHCKYNECGRTFIQSLKLNLSQRTHLEMEPYECSICGKSFYMDLRLGHQRALTGENPYNEYGQIFCDSSAFIIHQGNYTRKIPHEYKVSHKMWEKSTLFRHQIVHLGEKPYEHNENGNTFNKKSHLTQLRRAHSGEKTFECGECGKTFWEKSNLTQHQRTHTGEKPYECTECGKSFCQKPHLTNHQRTHTGEKPYECKQCGKTFCVKSNLTEHQRTHTGEKPYECNACGKSFCHRSALTVHQRTHTGEKPFICNECGKSFCVKSNLIVHQRTHTGEKPYKCNECGKTFCEKSALTKHQRTHTGEKPYECNGCGKTFSQRSVLTKHQRIHTRVKALSAS, from the exons atgaacaaatcccag GAACAAGTGTCATTCAAAGATGTGTGTGTGGACTTCACCCAGGAAGAGTGGTACCTGCTGGATCCTGCTCAGAAGATACTATACAGAGACGTGATCCTGGAAAATTACAGCCATCTTGTCTCAGTAG GGAATTGCATTACTAAGCCAGAAGTGATCTTCAAGATCGAGCAAGGAGAAGAACCTTGGATATTAGAGGAAAGATTCCCAAAACAGTGCCGCTCAG ACTGGAAAGTTGATGACCTGATAGAGAGCAGCCAGGAAAATGAAGATGAACATTTTTGGCAACTTGCTTTCACCAACCAAACGTTAAGTACAGATAGTGCTGACAGAGTAAGGAAAACTTTAAATCTAGGTACAGACTCTGTTCCTTCAAGAAATTTTCACTATAAGATATGTGACACATGTGAAatgagtttgaaaaatatttcaggcttAATTATTAATAGAAAGAACTATTCTGGAAAGAAGCCTGATGAGTTTAATGTATATGAGAAATTGCTCCTTGACATTCGGCATGAGAAAACTCCTACTGGAGGGAAACCTtataaatataatcagaaaaaggaTCGTAGCCAGGATCTCACTCAGCCAATTTTTGACCCACCTTTTGAATATAATGAAAATGGACAAGGCTGCCATGGGGAGGCAGATTCTTTCACAAACAAGAAAGCTCAGATAGGAGAGACACACTGTAAGTATAATGAATGTGGAAGAACTTTCATCCAAAGTTTAAAGCTTAATTTATCTCAGAGAACTCATTTGGAAATGGAGCCATATGAATGCAGTATTTGTGGGAAGTCCTTCTATATGGATTTAAGATTGGGGCATCAGAGAGCTCTTACAGGGGAAAATCCTTATAATGAATATGGGCAGATTTTCTGTGACAGTTCAGCTTTCATTATCCATCAGGGAAATTACACAAGAAAGATCCCCCATGAATATAAAGTAAGTCACAAAATGTGGGAAAAGTCAACCCTCTTTAGACATCAGATAGTACACTTGGGGGAAAAACCTTATGAGcacaatgaaaatggaaatactttCAACAAGAAGTCACATCTCACCCAACTTCGAAGAGCTCACTCAGGAGAAAAAACCTTTGAATGTGGTGAATGTGGGAAAACATTCTGGGAGAAGTCAAACCTTACTCAACATCAGAGaacacacacaggagagaaaccctatgaatgtactGAATGTGGGAAGTCCTTTTGTCAGAAACCACATCTTACCAACCATCAGCGAACACATacaggagaaaaaccctatgaatgtaagcaATGTGGAAAAACGTTCTGTGTGAAGTCAAACCTCACTGAACATCAGAGAacacacacaggggagaaaccctatgaatgtaatgcATGTGGAAAATCCTTCTGCCACAGGTCAGCCCTAACTGTGCATCAGAGaacacacacaggagagaaaccctttatatgtaatgaatgtgggaaatccttcTGTGTGAAATCAAACCTCATTGTACATCAAAgaactcacacaggagagaaaccttataaatgtaacgaatgtgggaaaaccttctGTGAGAAATCAGCTCTCACTAAACATCAGAGGACTCAcacaggggagaaaccctatgagtGTAATGGATGTGGGAAAACCTTTAGTCAGAGGTCAGTACTCACtaaacatcagagaattcacacaagGGTGAAAGCTCTTTCAGCATCCTGA
- the LOC116741790 gene encoding zinc finger protein 248-like isoform X1, translating into MNKSQEQVSFKDVCVDFTQEEWYLLDPAQKILYRDVILENYSHLVSVGNCITKPEVIFKIEQGEEPWILEERFPKQCRSEDWKVDDLIESSQENEDEHFWQLAFTNQTLSTDSADRVRKTLNLGTDSVPSRNFHYKICDTCEMSLKNISGLIINRKNYSGKKPDEFNVYEKLLLDIRHEKTPTGGKPYKYNQKKDRSQDLTQPIFDPPFEYNENGQGCHGEADSFTNKKAQIGETHCKYNECGRTFIQSLKLNLSQRTHLEMEPYECSICGKSFYMDLRLGHQRALTGENPYNEYGQIFCDSSAFIIHQGNYTRKIPHEYKVSHKMWEKSTLFRHQIVHLGEKPYEHNENGNTFNKKSHLTQLRRAHSGEKTFECGECGKTFWEKSNLTQHQRTHTGEKPYECTECGKSFCQKPHLTNHQRTHTGEKPYECKQCGKTFCVKSNLTEHQRTHTGEKPYECNACGKSFCHRSALTVHQRTHTGEKPFICNECGKSFCVKSNLIVHQRTHTGEKPYKCNECGKTFCEKSALTKHQRTHTGEKPYECNGCGKTFSQRSVLTKHQRIHTRVKALSAS; encoded by the exons atgaacaaatcccag GAACAAGTGTCATTCAAAGATGTGTGTGTGGACTTCACCCAGGAAGAGTGGTACCTGCTGGATCCTGCTCAGAAGATACTATACAGAGACGTGATCCTGGAAAATTACAGCCATCTTGTCTCAGTAG GGAATTGCATTACTAAGCCAGAAGTGATCTTCAAGATCGAGCAAGGAGAAGAACCTTGGATATTAGAGGAAAGATTCCCAAAACAGTGCCGCTCAG aaGACTGGAAAGTTGATGACCTGATAGAGAGCAGCCAGGAAAATGAAGATGAACATTTTTGGCAACTTGCTTTCACCAACCAAACGTTAAGTACAGATAGTGCTGACAGAGTAAGGAAAACTTTAAATCTAGGTACAGACTCTGTTCCTTCAAGAAATTTTCACTATAAGATATGTGACACATGTGAAatgagtttgaaaaatatttcaggcttAATTATTAATAGAAAGAACTATTCTGGAAAGAAGCCTGATGAGTTTAATGTATATGAGAAATTGCTCCTTGACATTCGGCATGAGAAAACTCCTACTGGAGGGAAACCTtataaatataatcagaaaaaggaTCGTAGCCAGGATCTCACTCAGCCAATTTTTGACCCACCTTTTGAATATAATGAAAATGGACAAGGCTGCCATGGGGAGGCAGATTCTTTCACAAACAAGAAAGCTCAGATAGGAGAGACACACTGTAAGTATAATGAATGTGGAAGAACTTTCATCCAAAGTTTAAAGCTTAATTTATCTCAGAGAACTCATTTGGAAATGGAGCCATATGAATGCAGTATTTGTGGGAAGTCCTTCTATATGGATTTAAGATTGGGGCATCAGAGAGCTCTTACAGGGGAAAATCCTTATAATGAATATGGGCAGATTTTCTGTGACAGTTCAGCTTTCATTATCCATCAGGGAAATTACACAAGAAAGATCCCCCATGAATATAAAGTAAGTCACAAAATGTGGGAAAAGTCAACCCTCTTTAGACATCAGATAGTACACTTGGGGGAAAAACCTTATGAGcacaatgaaaatggaaatactttCAACAAGAAGTCACATCTCACCCAACTTCGAAGAGCTCACTCAGGAGAAAAAACCTTTGAATGTGGTGAATGTGGGAAAACATTCTGGGAGAAGTCAAACCTTACTCAACATCAGAGaacacacacaggagagaaaccctatgaatgtactGAATGTGGGAAGTCCTTTTGTCAGAAACCACATCTTACCAACCATCAGCGAACACATacaggagaaaaaccctatgaatgtaagcaATGTGGAAAAACGTTCTGTGTGAAGTCAAACCTCACTGAACATCAGAGAacacacacaggggagaaaccctatgaatgtaatgcATGTGGAAAATCCTTCTGCCACAGGTCAGCCCTAACTGTGCATCAGAGaacacacacaggagagaaaccctttatatgtaatgaatgtgggaaatccttcTGTGTGAAATCAAACCTCATTGTACATCAAAgaactcacacaggagagaaaccttataaatgtaacgaatgtgggaaaaccttctGTGAGAAATCAGCTCTCACTAAACATCAGAGGACTCAcacaggggagaaaccctatgagtGTAATGGATGTGGGAAAACCTTTAGTCAGAGGTCAGTACTCACtaaacatcagagaattcacacaagGGTGAAAGCTCTTTCAGCATCCTGA